TCGAGCGCCCCAACATCTCTATCTCGTCGTCGTGGTACTTGAGCATGGTAAGGTAGCTGTCGTCGGGAATGACGTCGGTGAGCTCTCCGAGCACCTGAAGGAAGGCCCCTTTCCCCGCGACGAAGCCCTCCATCTGTTGGAGGCTGCCCTCCACCAGCATGGTCTCCCCCCTGATATCCTCGGCCTCCGCCACCGTACCCTTGAGTCCGGCTATCTCCATGTCGATCCGCTGAAGGGCGCTCTTCTCCTTGGATATTCGAACGGCGAGCTCCCCCGTCCACATAAGGGCCGTCAGGGCCAGCAGCACCACGGCGACCGCGGCCGCCCTGGGCGCCCCGGGTGCCTCCCGCACCTTCGGGGACAGGAAGTCCGTGGTGGGAATCTCGCCGGAGATCCCTCTTATGGCGCAGCCGAGCGCCACCCTCCTGGAGGAAGCGTCCCCCCCCCCGGCCGTATCCAGCCCCTTTATCTCCACCACTTCCACCGCCTCCTTGCCAATACCCTCGGAGAGGTATGTAAGGAGATCCCTGCTAAAACCCTCGTCGCCGCAGACGACCACCCGTTCCATCTCCCCGCCCCCGTGCTCGACGGCGCTCGCAAGGGCTTTTTGATACTCCTTGAGCACGGCCTCCGCGCTAAGGTCGGCCCTTGCAAGGGCTTTTGAGTACTCCACCTTCCCCGCGCGTGCAAGCAGGAGTTCGCAGGTGTCGGCGCCCGAGTAAAAAACTGCGTCCACGCCCGAGCCCTTACCGTGCGGCAGGGTCCTGGCAAGGGCGGCCGAGCTTATCTCCACCGACTGCGGGCTCAGCCCCGCGCCGCTCAGTATGTCGAGGTAGTAGTTGAAGCGCTCCTTATCGATAGCCGCGAGCAGCACCCTGACTCTGCTCCCGTCCTTGGTGCGGCCCAGGTTGCTAAAGCCGAAGATCGCCGTGTCCCTCGAGAACGGGGTGTACTTGTCGAGCTCGTAGCCGAGGACCTCCCTCAAGTTGTCTTCAACGGGCACGGGCAGGTCGGTGGTCAGGAGCACTACGTCCTTTCGCCTGATGGCGACATTGGGCTCGACCGCGCCAAGGCGGTTGGCACCGATAAAGGCCGCCACACCCTTTGTAAAGAGCTCCGCCTCCATCCCGTAGGTAAAGGGAATGGAGGTGCTGTCGACCATAATGGTCTTGCCCCAGGCATGCCTGAGGCATACAAGGTCGACCCGGTCGTCCCCGAAACTTATTCCCAAAGATGTCTTCGACAGTTCCATAGTCTAAAAGGTGCCCGTTATCTTCAACCGTCCCTCCAGTAGAGGATTTCGTAGTCGCTCTTGCCCTTTATCTTTATAACGGCCTTGAAAGAGCGCCTCGCCGGAGTTCCGTCCAGGCCCCCTTCCG
The sequence above is drawn from the Thermodesulfobacteriota bacterium genome and encodes:
- a CDS encoding PilN domain-containing protein, yielding MGISFGDDRVDLVCLRHAWGKTIMVDSTSIPFTYGMEAELFTKGVAAFIGANRLGAVEPNVAIRRKDVVLLTTDLPVPVEDNLREVLGYELDKYTPFSRDTAIFGFSNLGRTKDGSRVRVLLAAIDKERFNYYLDILSGAGLSPQSVEISSAALARTLPHGKGSGVDAVFYSGADTCELLLARAGKVEYSKALARADLSAEAVLKEYQKALASAVEHGGGEMERVVVCGDEGFSRDLLTYLSEGIGKEAVEVVEIKGLDTAGGGDASSRRVALGCAIRGISGEIPTTDFLSPKVREAPGAPRAAAVAVVLLALTALMWTGELAVRISKEKSALQRIDMEIAGLKGTVAEAEDIRGETMLVEGSLQQMEGFVAGKGAFLQVLGELTDVIPDDSYLTMLKYHDDEIEMLGRSTSAVTLLSLLDASPMFEDVRFSATMTRKNARTAARAGNKAATKDRATEEFRIKATVVRKQ